A window of the Vibrio fluvialis genome harbors these coding sequences:
- the mglB gene encoding galactose/glucose ABC transporter substrate-binding protein MglB — protein sequence MRKLTVLAMLTAGMGFGSQAMAETTIGFTIYKYDDNFMSVVRQAIEKQAAGDSNTRILMNDSQNSQSMQNDQVDVMLARGVQALAINLVDPAAAKTIIQKAKIDDVPVVFYNKEPSADAMASYDKAFYVGTDSKESGIIQGDLISQQWKANPAWDKNGDGVLQYVMLKGEPGHPDAEARTTYSVKTINDNGIKTEQLHMDTGMWDTAMAKDKMDAWLSGPNGSKIEVVIANNDGMAMGAIEALRGAGVKLPVYGVDALAEALALVKSGDMAGTVLNDADSQAKATFELARNLAEGKAPTEGTQWHIENKVVRVPYVGVDKSTLE from the coding sequence ATGAGAAAGTTAACTGTACTAGCGATGCTGACTGCCGGCATGGGCTTCGGTTCTCAAGCAATGGCTGAAACCACTATCGGTTTCACTATCTACAAATACGATGACAACTTCATGTCTGTAGTACGCCAAGCGATCGAGAAACAAGCAGCAGGAGATAGCAATACTCGCATCCTGATGAACGACTCTCAAAACAGCCAATCAATGCAGAACGACCAAGTTGACGTGATGTTGGCTCGTGGTGTTCAAGCTCTGGCAATCAACCTGGTTGACCCGGCAGCAGCGAAAACCATCATCCAAAAAGCGAAAATTGATGATGTTCCGGTTGTGTTCTACAACAAAGAACCAAGCGCAGACGCGATGGCAAGCTACGACAAAGCGTTTTACGTAGGTACTGACTCTAAAGAGTCTGGCATCATCCAGGGCGATCTGATTTCTCAACAGTGGAAAGCAAACCCAGCATGGGATAAAAACGGCGACGGCGTACTTCAGTACGTAATGCTGAAAGGCGAACCAGGCCACCCAGATGCTGAAGCTCGTACCACTTATTCAGTTAAAACTATCAATGACAACGGCATCAAGACTGAACAACTGCACATGGATACCGGTATGTGGGATACCGCTATGGCAAAAGACAAGATGGATGCATGGCTGTCTGGCCCTAACGGCAGCAAAATTGAAGTGGTTATCGCAAACAACGACGGTATGGCAATGGGCGCAATCGAAGCGCTACGCGGTGCTGGCGTGAAACTACCTGTTTACGGTGTTGACGCACTGGCTGAAGCACTGGCACTGGTTAAATCTGGTGACATGGCAGGTACTGTACTGAACGATGCTGATTCTCAAGCGAAAGCAACGTTCGAGCTTGCTCGTAACCTTGCAGAAGGCAAAGCGCCAACTGAAGGTACTCAATGGCACATCGAAAACAAAGTGGTACGCGTTCCTTACGTAGGTGTTGATAAATCTACACTTGAGTAA
- the mglA gene encoding galactose/methyl galactoside ABC transporter ATP-binding protein MglA: MVNQTHEFLLEMTGVSKSFPGVKALDNVNLKVRPHSVHALMGENGAGKSTLLKCLFGIYEKDEGDIIFLGKHINFSSSKEALESGVSMVHQELNQVKQCSVMDNIWLGRYPKKGLFVDHDKMYRDTKAIFEELDINIDPRVKVATLSVSQMQMLEIAKAFSYDAKVVIMDEPTSSLTEKEVNHLFTIINKLKEKGCGVVYISHKMEEIFAICDEITILRDGQWVDTCPLKGLDMDKIISMMVGRELTHRFPEKTNTPKDVILEVKNLTALNQPSITDISFDLRAGEILGVAGLVGSRRTDIVETIFGVRERSEGHIQLHGREMKNRDAHEAIRNGFALVTEERRSTGIYSNLDITFNSLVANVDEYKTPYGLLSDKKMKSDTQWVIDSMRVKTPSHQTSIGSLSGGNQQKVIIGRWLLTQPEILMLDEPTRGIDVGAKFEIYQLILELAKKSKGIIIISSEMPELLGITDRILVMSNGRAAGIVNTKETTQNEILELASRYL, encoded by the coding sequence ATGGTAAATCAAACACATGAATTCCTGTTAGAAATGACAGGAGTGAGCAAATCATTTCCAGGTGTAAAAGCTTTAGATAACGTAAATTTAAAAGTTCGTCCGCACTCTGTTCACGCTCTGATGGGTGAAAATGGCGCGGGTAAATCTACGTTACTGAAATGTTTGTTTGGAATATACGAAAAAGATGAAGGCGATATTATTTTCCTCGGAAAACATATTAACTTTTCTTCATCTAAAGAGGCCCTGGAATCTGGCGTTTCCATGGTGCATCAGGAATTAAACCAGGTTAAGCAATGTTCCGTTATGGACAATATTTGGCTTGGCCGTTATCCGAAAAAAGGCTTATTTGTTGACCACGATAAAATGTATCGTGATACCAAAGCTATTTTCGAAGAGTTAGATATTAATATTGATCCGCGAGTTAAAGTCGCCACCTTATCTGTTTCGCAAATGCAAATGTTGGAAATTGCCAAAGCATTCTCTTACGACGCGAAAGTGGTGATCATGGACGAACCGACGTCCTCTCTGACGGAAAAAGAAGTGAATCACCTGTTCACCATCATCAACAAGCTGAAAGAGAAAGGCTGTGGTGTGGTGTACATCTCGCACAAGATGGAAGAAATCTTTGCCATCTGTGATGAGATTACGATTCTGCGTGATGGCCAGTGGGTGGATACATGCCCGCTGAAAGGCCTCGACATGGACAAGATCATATCAATGATGGTTGGCCGTGAACTGACGCACCGCTTCCCGGAAAAAACCAACACACCAAAAGACGTCATTCTTGAGGTGAAAAACCTGACTGCGCTGAACCAGCCATCCATCACTGACATCTCTTTTGATTTGCGTGCAGGTGAAATTCTGGGCGTTGCGGGTCTGGTTGGCTCACGCCGTACCGACATCGTTGAAACCATTTTTGGTGTGCGTGAACGTAGTGAAGGCCACATTCAACTTCACGGCCGCGAGATGAAAAACCGCGATGCGCATGAAGCGATTCGCAACGGTTTTGCACTGGTAACGGAAGAACGTCGCTCTACAGGTATCTACAGTAACTTGGACATTACGTTCAACTCACTGGTGGCCAACGTAGATGAGTACAAAACCCCTTATGGTCTGCTCAGCGATAAGAAAATGAAGAGCGATACGCAGTGGGTTATCGACTCCATGCGCGTAAAAACGCCTTCACACCAAACTTCCATTGGTTCGCTCTCTGGTGGTAACCAGCAAAAAGTGATCATCGGTCGCTGGCTGTTAACCCAACCAGAAATCTTAATGCTGGACGAACCGACCCGTGGTATTGACGTTGGCGCAAAATTTGAAATTTATCAGTTGATTCTGGAGCTGGCGAAGAAAAGTAAAGGCATCATTATTATTTCTTCTGAAATGCCGGAATTACTGGGTATCACAGACCGTATTTTAGTGATGAGTAACGGTCGCGCCGCGGGTATTGTTAATACCAAAGAAACCACACAAAACGAAATATTAGAGCTAGCCTCTCGTTACCTCTAG
- the mglC gene encoding galactose/methyl galactoside ABC transporter permease MglC, with protein sequence MDAVKSFALKHLKEGAIYAVLFILLAVIVIQEPSFLSLRNLSNILTQSSVRVIIALGVAGLIVTQGTDLSAGRQVGLAAVISATLLQSIDNVNKVFPSIGEVPIIAVIICVCLIGAIIGLVNGVIVAYLKVTPFIATLGTMIIVYGINSLYYDAVGASPIAGFDDRFTAFTQGFIRIGGFRFSYITFYAIIATVFMWILWNKTVFGKNIFAVGGNPEAAKVSGVNVPLTLLKVYALSGVFYAFGGMLEAGRIGSATNNLGFLYELDAIAACVVGGVSFAGGVGSIAGVVTGVLIFTVINYGMTYIGVSPYWQYIIKGSIIVFAVALDSMKYANKK encoded by the coding sequence ATGGATGCAGTTAAATCTTTTGCACTAAAGCATTTAAAAGAAGGCGCGATCTACGCAGTACTATTTATTCTACTGGCCGTTATCGTTATTCAGGAGCCTTCATTCTTAAGTCTTCGTAACTTAAGTAATATTCTTACTCAATCTTCAGTGCGCGTTATTATTGCACTGGGTGTGGCAGGTTTGATCGTCACACAGGGTACGGACCTTTCAGCCGGTCGTCAGGTTGGTTTGGCTGCGGTAATTTCCGCGACCTTGCTTCAATCTATCGACAACGTGAACAAGGTATTCCCAAGCATTGGTGAAGTGCCAATTATCGCAGTGATCATCTGTGTGTGTCTGATCGGTGCCATCATCGGTCTGGTTAACGGTGTGATTGTTGCCTACCTGAAAGTAACGCCATTTATCGCGACTCTGGGTACGATGATCATCGTTTACGGTATCAACTCTCTGTACTACGACGCGGTAGGTGCATCACCAATCGCTGGGTTTGATGACCGCTTCACGGCGTTCACCCAAGGCTTTATCCGAATAGGCGGGTTCCGGTTCTCCTACATCACTTTCTACGCCATTATCGCGACGGTGTTCATGTGGATTCTGTGGAACAAAACGGTATTCGGCAAAAATATCTTTGCTGTGGGTGGTAACCCAGAAGCAGCGAAAGTATCCGGTGTTAACGTGCCTCTGACTCTGCTGAAAGTGTACGCATTGTCAGGTGTCTTCTACGCATTCGGGGGGATGCTGGAAGCGGGACGTATCGGTAGCGCAACCAACAACTTGGGCTTCCTGTATGAGCTCGACGCGATCGCAGCGTGTGTGGTTGGTGGCGTGTCCTTTGCTGGTGGTGTAGGTAGTATCGCGGGCGTGGTAACGGGGGTTCTTATCTTCACCGTTATCAACTACGGTATGACTTACATTGGCGTAAGCCCTTACTGGCAATACATCATCAAGGGTTCCATCATCGTGTTCGCGGTGGCCCTGGACTCCATGAAATACGCAAATAAAAAGTAA
- a CDS encoding DOPA 4,5-dioxygenase family protein — MYHAHVYFDAHSLAFATRLYELIGQTFPLKLGRLHQRLVGPHTMWSYQILFGSKDFDQFIPWLDQQRGELSVLVHADTGDDLADHTTHAYWLGEAVDLDLSRF, encoded by the coding sequence ATGTACCATGCGCATGTTTACTTTGATGCACACTCATTGGCGTTTGCGACGCGCCTGTACGAACTCATCGGGCAAACATTCCCTCTCAAACTCGGCAGACTGCATCAACGTCTCGTTGGCCCGCACACCATGTGGAGTTATCAGATTTTGTTCGGCAGTAAGGATTTCGATCAGTTCATTCCGTGGCTGGATCAGCAACGCGGCGAGTTGAGCGTGTTAGTTCACGCTGATACTGGTGATGATTTGGCGGATCACACGACCCACGCATACTGGCTGGGTGAAGCGGTTGATTTGGATTTGAGTCGGTTTTAA
- a CDS encoding tripartite tricarboxylate transporter permease produces the protein MLDGILQGLSTAVMPFNLLMVIVGCFVGTFIGMLPGLGPISAIALMIPITYGLEPSSGLILMAGVYYGAIFGGSTSSILINAPGCSSTVVTAFDGYPMAQKGQAGKALALAAYASFTGGTLSAIMLLVAAPALAQVSLSFQSADYFSLMLLGLSAVAAFAGKGQVIKAWMMTILGLMLSTVGIDKGVGVERFTFGLTDLMDGFSFLLLAMATFALGETLMGILKPESDTRDEENSKLSNIGSMKITREEVREAAPVSIRSSILGFFTGVLPGAGATIAAFLSYGMERNLAPKEKREEFGHGSLRGLVAPESANNAASSGSFVPLLTLGIPGSGTTAIMLGALLAYGIQPGPRLFVDHPDVFWSVIISMYVGNIVLLILNLPLIPYISKLLAVPRTVLLPMILFFSITGVYLVSFNTMDVFIMLLVAMGAIALRLANFPLAPLLLGFILGGLMEENLRRALMITDGELSFLWERPITLAFTTLSVVILASPIVVMIVNKLRGNQTAAKSCGTNKAH, from the coding sequence ATGTTAGACGGAATTTTGCAAGGACTGTCGACTGCAGTCATGCCTTTTAACCTGCTGATGGTGATCGTCGGCTGTTTCGTGGGTACCTTCATCGGTATGCTGCCGGGCCTTGGCCCTATCTCAGCTATCGCACTAATGATCCCGATTACGTACGGTCTGGAACCTTCGTCCGGTCTGATCCTGATGGCGGGTGTGTATTATGGCGCCATTTTTGGTGGCTCAACCTCTTCCATCCTGATTAATGCGCCGGGTTGTTCGTCAACCGTGGTGACCGCGTTTGACGGCTACCCGATGGCGCAAAAAGGTCAGGCGGGTAAAGCACTGGCACTGGCGGCTTACGCGTCTTTCACCGGTGGTACATTGTCTGCAATCATGTTGCTGGTTGCCGCGCCAGCGCTGGCTCAGGTTTCTCTGAGCTTCCAGTCAGCCGACTACTTTTCATTAATGCTACTGGGCTTGTCTGCCGTCGCGGCGTTTGCGGGTAAAGGTCAGGTAATCAAAGCATGGATGATGACCATTCTGGGTTTGATGCTGTCAACCGTGGGTATCGACAAAGGTGTAGGTGTAGAACGTTTCACCTTCGGCCTGACCGACCTGATGGATGGCTTTAGCTTCCTGCTGCTGGCAATGGCAACATTCGCACTCGGCGAAACACTGATGGGCATTCTGAAACCAGAATCCGACACTCGTGATGAAGAAAACAGCAAACTGAGCAATATCGGCAGCATGAAAATCACCAGAGAAGAAGTGCGTGAAGCGGCTCCGGTTTCGATTCGTTCTTCTATTCTTGGCTTCTTTACTGGCGTACTGCCGGGCGCAGGCGCAACCATTGCGGCCTTCCTGAGCTACGGTATGGAGCGCAATCTCGCGCCGAAAGAGAAGCGTGAAGAGTTTGGTCACGGCTCTCTGCGCGGCCTGGTTGCACCAGAATCAGCGAACAACGCTGCATCAAGTGGCTCGTTCGTACCGCTACTGACACTGGGTATTCCGGGTTCCGGTACCACCGCTATCATGCTGGGTGCCCTGCTCGCTTACGGTATTCAGCCTGGCCCACGTCTGTTTGTCGATCACCCGGATGTGTTCTGGTCAGTCATCATCTCGATGTATGTCGGTAACATTGTTCTGCTCATTCTGAACCTACCGCTTATCCCATACATTTCGAAACTGCTGGCGGTACCACGTACTGTACTTCTGCCGATGATTCTGTTCTTCTCCATCACCGGCGTGTACCTGGTGTCGTTCAACACCATGGATGTCTTCATCATGCTATTGGTGGCGATGGGCGCAATTGCACTGCGTCTGGCGAACTTCCCGCTGGCACCACTGCTACTTGGGTTCATCCTTGGTGGTCTGATGGAAGAGAACCTGCGCCGTGCACTGATGATTACCGACGGCGAGCTGAGCTTCTTGTGGGAACGTCCAATCACTCTGGCATTTACAACCCTGTCGGTGGTGATTCTGGCCAGCCCAATTGTGGTGATGATCGTCAACAAATTGCGTGGCAACCAAACTGCGGCGAAAAGCTGCGGTACCAATAAAGCGCATTAA
- a CDS encoding tripartite tricarboxylate transporter TctB family protein yields MSDLPTKLFSKEYLLCRDRVGAMIFLVLSLCYGYQTTQIPMFPGDEYEPFTARTLPTLLTYAGVAMSLLLLVVGQPDKKSGAVMTFNWKLLIGFLVLMALYGAGLTYLGFVLATGFFLMAGFYILGERRKSILFGASFPFVIAFYLLLTKGLDVYLEPGLIFTLW; encoded by the coding sequence ATGTCGGATCTGCCAACCAAATTATTCAGCAAGGAATATCTGCTGTGCCGCGATCGCGTCGGCGCGATGATCTTTCTTGTCCTTAGCCTGTGTTACGGCTATCAAACTACACAAATTCCTATGTTTCCCGGCGATGAGTACGAACCGTTTACGGCACGTACGCTCCCAACCCTTCTCACCTACGCCGGTGTAGCAATGTCTCTGCTTTTGCTGGTTGTTGGACAACCGGACAAGAAAAGTGGCGCGGTGATGACATTCAACTGGAAACTGCTGATCGGTTTCCTAGTGCTGATGGCGCTCTACGGTGCAGGCTTAACTTACCTGGGCTTCGTGCTGGCGACCGGCTTCTTCCTGATGGCGGGCTTCTACATTCTTGGCGAACGTCGTAAATCGATCCTATTCGGTGCGTCATTCCCGTTTGTGATTGCCTTTTATTTACTGCTGACCAAAGGTCTGGACGTGTATCTGGAACCGGGTCTGATTTTCACTCTTTGGTAG
- a CDS encoding tripartite tricarboxylate transporter substrate binding protein, which yields MLKHFKPTLAASLLAATFSFSALAADLEKIHFLIPGGAGGGWDMTARGTGDVLMKTHLIENVSYQNLSGGGGGKAIAHLIETADRQEDTLMVNSTPIVVRSLSGVFPQSFRDLTPVAATVSDYGALVVAGDSKYNSWEEVVADFKDNPRKVKIAGGSARGSMDHLVAAAAFKGQGLDPKEVRYIAYDAGGKAMAALLSGETQLLSTGLGEVLEMSKSGQVKILAITAPKRLDVAPNIPTLTEYNNPTVFANWRGFFAAPGVSQEKIDEWNVALKKMYDTDEWKVVRDRNGWIDSYKADKEFFAFLEDQEKQMGDLMRELGFLK from the coding sequence ATGTTGAAGCATTTCAAACCGACCCTCGCAGCGTCGCTACTGGCGGCTACCTTCTCTTTCTCTGCTCTGGCAGCGGATCTGGAAAAAATCCACTTTCTGATCCCTGGCGGCGCTGGTGGCGGCTGGGATATGACCGCACGCGGCACCGGTGATGTGCTGATGAAAACACACCTGATCGAGAACGTCTCATACCAAAACCTTTCTGGCGGTGGCGGCGGTAAAGCCATTGCACACCTTATCGAGACGGCTGATCGTCAAGAAGACACACTGATGGTGAACTCAACACCAATCGTTGTGCGCTCACTTTCGGGTGTATTCCCACAGTCTTTCCGCGATTTAACGCCTGTTGCTGCAACGGTGTCAGATTACGGCGCACTGGTTGTTGCTGGTGATTCGAAATACAACAGCTGGGAAGAAGTGGTTGCAGACTTTAAAGACAACCCACGCAAAGTAAAAATCGCGGGCGGCTCTGCACGCGGCAGTATGGACCACTTAGTTGCCGCCGCAGCCTTCAAAGGCCAAGGGCTTGATCCGAAAGAAGTGCGTTACATTGCCTACGATGCAGGCGGTAAAGCGATGGCAGCACTGCTGTCTGGCGAAACTCAGCTTCTGTCGACCGGTCTGGGCGAAGTTCTAGAGATGTCAAAAAGCGGTCAGGTGAAAATCCTGGCGATCACCGCACCGAAACGTCTGGACGTTGCGCCAAACATTCCGACCCTGACTGAATACAACAACCCGACTGTTTTTGCTAACTGGCGTGGTTTCTTTGCCGCTCCGGGTGTCAGCCAGGAGAAAATCGACGAGTGGAACGTTGCGCTGAAGAAAATGTACGACACCGATGAATGGAAAGTGGTTCGTGACCGCAACGGCTGGATCGACAGCTACAAAGCCGACAAAGAGTTCTTCGCTTTCCTCGAAGATCAGGAAAAGCAGATGGGCGACCTGATGCGTGAACTGGGCTTCCTGAAGTAA
- a CDS encoding LysE family translocator has product MVSLLSAMSLFAFVGAVSPGPVNVMATYAGAQFGWRKASVHVLGASVAYVLVVLVCGLALGEMSQGIPLLVPVMRWVGSLYLLYLAARILLAKDLELKSNPQIAMKALFVQGGLIQLLNPKAWIFASSGVSLYVLNQVNIQYALSWFCSVSLVVCFIGVGVWAVLGQSVAQWLNSPQRQRLFQMVLAAMLSISVVIIWMEG; this is encoded by the coding sequence ATGGTTTCTCTGTTGAGCGCGATGTCGCTGTTTGCCTTTGTGGGGGCGGTTTCTCCCGGGCCGGTGAATGTGATGGCGACTTACGCGGGCGCGCAGTTTGGCTGGCGCAAAGCGTCAGTGCATGTGCTTGGGGCTTCCGTCGCCTATGTTCTGGTCGTGTTGGTGTGTGGCTTGGCACTCGGTGAAATGAGCCAAGGCATTCCACTGTTGGTACCCGTCATGCGTTGGGTGGGCAGTTTGTACCTGCTGTATTTGGCGGCGCGTATTTTGCTGGCCAAGGATTTGGAGCTCAAGTCCAATCCCCAAATTGCGATGAAAGCGCTGTTTGTACAAGGGGGATTGATCCAACTGCTCAACCCAAAAGCGTGGATCTTTGCCAGTTCCGGGGTTAGTTTGTACGTATTGAATCAGGTGAATATTCAGTACGCGCTGAGTTGGTTCTGCTCGGTTTCGCTTGTAGTCTGCTTTATCGGTGTGGGTGTTTGGGCGGTGCTCGGGCAATCGGTCGCGCAATGGCTCAATTCACCGCAGCGTCAGCGCCTGTTTCAAATGGTCTTGGCTGCGATGTTGAGTATATCGGTGGTCATCATCTGGATGGAAGGATAG
- a CDS encoding helix-turn-helix transcriptional regulator — protein sequence MSQPISSNIMRPTALPQIEARIAKWSHVCYQRHSHDEFSFGIIDSGMARYDNHVRQHQIGRGDVVTINPADMHSCNPHEGEWSYRMLFVDTLWMGQMQQEVLGRRQMDYYAFIADFERRTDFSVQFEQLFVALMQEQDALSAHTLMYEFIERLYTPSALVTEGSPLATQRKRAPDYLLRARERLFDEIDQSVGLDALANEVGVSPYHLIRTFKQYFGLSPHAYLMDERIKRAKQLLKQGETIVDTSLALGFADQAHFQRSFKSRIALTPKKYQSFFTL from the coding sequence ATGTCACAACCAATAAGCAGCAATATTATGCGCCCAACCGCGCTGCCGCAGATCGAAGCGCGCATCGCTAAGTGGTCACACGTCTGTTATCAAAGGCATTCTCACGACGAATTCTCGTTTGGCATCATCGATAGCGGCATGGCGCGCTATGACAATCATGTGCGTCAGCACCAAATTGGCCGGGGCGATGTGGTCACCATTAATCCCGCCGATATGCACTCTTGCAATCCGCACGAGGGTGAATGGTCGTATCGAATGCTATTTGTCGACACATTGTGGATGGGGCAGATGCAGCAAGAGGTATTAGGGCGTCGCCAGATGGATTACTACGCCTTTATCGCCGACTTTGAACGTCGCACTGATTTCAGCGTTCAGTTTGAACAGCTGTTTGTGGCACTCATGCAAGAGCAGGACGCATTATCTGCCCACACCCTGATGTATGAGTTTATCGAACGACTGTATACGCCATCGGCGCTGGTGACAGAAGGCAGCCCGCTTGCCACCCAGCGCAAACGTGCCCCCGACTACCTGCTGCGCGCTCGTGAACGCCTGTTTGATGAAATCGATCAGTCAGTTGGTCTCGACGCGCTTGCTAATGAGGTGGGCGTCAGCCCGTATCATCTGATCCGCACATTCAAGCAATATTTCGGCTTGTCGCCACATGCCTATCTGATGGATGAACGCATTAAACGCGCCAAACAGTTACTTAAGCAGGGTGAAACAATTGTCGACACCTCACTGGCTTTAGGCTTTGCTGATCAAGCTCACTTTCAACGCAGCTTTAAAAGCCGTATTGCATTGACACCTAAGAAATATCAATCCTTCTTTACACTTTGA
- a CDS encoding GntR family transcriptional regulator, which translates to MMNTELKKRAAGEKEHTKSESLTEFLIEAIVEGGMAPGSKISEPELAKRFQVSRGPLREALMRVEGLGLIERIPHVGARVIQFSTEKLLELYAVREALEGMAARLAARNITEIELAGLETLLSTHSAHIDQVDGASYFHQQGDFDFHYRIIKASRNSQLVALLCDELYHLLRMYRYQSPRSHSRPIEALEEHKFILQAIRNRDEELAEMLMRRHISGSRRLIEKQIQNEAQD; encoded by the coding sequence ATGATGAATACTGAATTAAAAAAGCGCGCAGCAGGCGAGAAAGAACACACCAAATCAGAAAGCCTGACCGAGTTTTTGATCGAAGCGATCGTAGAAGGGGGCATGGCACCGGGCAGTAAAATCTCGGAGCCTGAACTGGCCAAGCGTTTTCAGGTCAGCCGAGGACCATTGCGTGAAGCGTTAATGCGTGTAGAAGGGCTGGGGTTGATCGAACGTATACCTCATGTCGGGGCGCGCGTAATTCAGTTCTCTACGGAAAAGTTGCTGGAGCTGTACGCGGTTCGTGAAGCGCTGGAAGGCATGGCGGCGCGCTTAGCCGCTCGCAACATTACTGAAATCGAACTGGCCGGGCTGGAAACGTTATTGTCGACACATTCGGCGCACATTGATCAAGTCGACGGCGCGTCTTATTTCCATCAGCAAGGGGATTTCGATTTCCATTACCGCATTATTAAAGCCAGCCGCAACTCGCAACTGGTTGCGTTGTTGTGTGATGAGCTTTACCACTTGCTGCGCATGTACCGTTATCAGTCACCACGCTCTCATTCGCGTCCGATTGAAGCGCTGGAAGAACACAAATTCATTCTGCAGGCGATTCGCAATCGTGACGAAGAGCTGGCAGAGATGCTGATGCGCCGACACATTTCAGGTAGTCGCCGCTTAATAGAAAAACAGATACAAAACGAAGCCCAAGATTAA
- the prpB gene encoding methylisocitrate lyase, producing MSLSPGAKFRLAIQTNQPLQIVGTINPYCAMMAKKLGHQAIYLSGGGIANASYGLPDLGITTLNDVLVDVERITNACDLPLLVDIDTGFGGAFNIARTIKAMEKAGAAAVHMEDQVAQKRCGHRPNKAIVSQQEMVDRVKAAVDARDNPEFVIMARTDALAVEGMDSAIERAIACVEAGADMIFPEAMTELKQYEQFSTALHAATGKHVPILANITEFGQTPLYSCEDLAKSNVDMVLYPLSAFRAMNKAAEMVYRHLLEVGNQEALLGQMQTRKELYEYLNYHDYEDKLDQLFSEGK from the coding sequence ATGAGCTTAAGTCCGGGTGCGAAGTTCAGGCTCGCTATTCAAACCAATCAGCCTTTGCAGATTGTCGGCACGATCAACCCATACTGCGCCATGATGGCGAAGAAATTGGGGCATCAGGCGATCTATCTCTCTGGTGGTGGTATCGCTAACGCGTCTTATGGCTTGCCGGATCTCGGGATCACGACACTCAACGATGTGCTGGTGGACGTGGAACGCATCACCAATGCGTGTGACTTACCATTGCTGGTCGACATCGACACCGGTTTTGGCGGTGCGTTTAACATTGCCCGCACCATCAAAGCAATGGAAAAAGCCGGCGCAGCGGCGGTGCACATGGAAGATCAGGTGGCGCAGAAACGTTGTGGTCACCGTCCAAACAAAGCCATTGTCAGCCAACAAGAAATGGTTGACCGCGTTAAAGCAGCGGTGGATGCGCGAGACAATCCGGAGTTCGTCATCATGGCGCGTACCGATGCGCTGGCGGTGGAAGGCATGGACAGTGCGATTGAGCGTGCGATTGCGTGTGTGGAAGCGGGCGCCGACATGATTTTCCCGGAAGCGATGACGGAACTGAAACAGTATGAGCAGTTCTCGACGGCGCTGCACGCGGCAACCGGTAAGCATGTGCCGATTCTGGCCAACATTACCGAGTTTGGCCAAACGCCGCTCTACAGCTGTGAAGACCTGGCCAAATCAAATGTGGATATGGTGCTGTACCCGCTGAGCGCGTTCCGCGCGATGAATAAAGCGGCTGAGATGGTGTATCGCCATCTGCTGGAGGTGGGGAATCAGGAAGCGTTACTGGGTCAGATGCAGACGCGCAAAGAGCTGTATGAATACCTCAATTACCATGATTACGAAGACAAGCTTGATCAGCTGTTTTCGGAAGGAAAATAG